AGAGGCAGGGGACCCCAGGAAGGGACTTAACAGGCCTCAAATTCGCAAAAAGGTCAAATTCACGCCTCAAGCGGACTATAACGTCGGCTGCGCTTTCACCTGCGGCTCCGAAGAGGGTTGCACGGGATTCTCCCACGACTTCGAGGGTCTCCTCCGGGAGTGCCGTCCCCGTCCTCTCAAGGCAGGCATCCCCTGCATCAGCCTCCATGAATTCAAATTCCATGTCAAGGGAGTCAAGGACGTGGAGGGCTGCCTCCATCACCTCCACTCCGATTCCATCACCTGGTATGACTGCTATCTTCATTGATTTCACCCTTTAAAGTCTCCCTTTTTCTTAAGGTAGGGTATCAGGCCTCCGCTTTCGAGTATCTCAACCATGAAGTCAGGGAGTTTCTTGAAGGGGAATTCCTCATCCCCCCTTATTATGACACCCCTCTCGAGGTCCACCTCTATCTCATCACCCTCACTGAGTTTCTCTGTTATTCCAGGGGCCTCAAGGAGGGGTATTCCAACGTTTATGGCGTTCCTGTAGAATATCCTTGCAAAGGACTCTGCGATTACAGCGGCTATCCCGGCACCCTTCAGGGCAAGGGGGGCGTGCTCCCTTGATGAACCGCACCCGAAGTTTTTTCCGGCGACGATGAAGTCACCTGGCTTCACCTTCGACGGAAATTCAGGGTCCAGCCCCTCCATCACATGTTCCTTCAGTTTCTCAGGGTCCCTCATTACAAGGTACCTTCCAGGTATGATTATGTCGGTGTCCACGTCGTCCGGGAACTTCCAGACCTTTCCTTTCATTAACATCACCTCTACTTCAGACTCCCAGGGTGGGTTATGCTGCCCTTCACTGCAGATGCGGCTGCCACGGCTGCTGATGACAGGTAGACCTCTGCCTCGGGGCTTCCCTGCCTGCCCCTGAAGTTCCTGTTTGAGGTTGAGAGGCTCACCTCTCCCGGCCCAACGAGTCCAACGTGTCCTCCAAGGCACGGCCCGCAGCAGGGGTTGCATACAAGGGCTCCTGCATCCACGAATATCTCAATCAGCCCCTCATCGAGGGCTCTGCGGTATACCTCCCTGGATGCGGGTATCACGAGCATCCTCACCCTGTCTGAGACCTTCCTGTTCTTCAGTATGGCGGCGGCGTCCCTGAGGTCACTGAGCCTCCCATTTGTGCATGAACCAAGGAAGACCTGGTCTATCTCTGTCCCCTCAACTTCAGTGACGGGTTTAACATTGTCCACGTTGTGGGGGCAGGCAACCTGGGGTTCAAGGTCAGCAACGTCCACCTCCATGATACTGAGGGATGGTGCGTCAGGGTCGGTTTTGAATACCCTCCAGGGTTTATCTGACCTCCTCCTAACATAGTTCAGGGTTTTTTCGTCGGGTTCCACTATCCCTGTCTTCCCGCCCATCTCTATTGCCATATTTGAGAGGACCATGCGGTCTGATACGCTCATTTCTGCGACGGTCTCACCTGCAAATTCACATGCCATGTAGGTGGCTCCATCGGCACCCACCCTCCCTATTATGTTCAGTATGACATCCTTGGCATACACGTGTTCCCTGAGTTTCCCTGTAACCTCGAATCTCAGGGTTTCAGGGACCCTGAACCACAGTTTTCCTGTTGCAAATACCATGGCCATATCTGTTGAACCTATACCTGTTGCGAAGGCTCCGAGGGCTCCATGGGTGCAGGTGTGGGAGTCCGTACCCACCACGACCTCACCAGGCACAACGTGTCCCTTTTCAGGGAGCACCTGGTGGCAGACGCCTTCCCGGACATCATAGAAGTTACCTATTCCCTGCTCCTCCACGAAGTCCCTCATTATCATGTGGTTCTGGGCGGCTTCAATGGAGTCTGCAGGGACCTGGTGATCGAATATCACAACGATTCTCTCAGGGTCCCAGACCCTGTCCTCACCTATCGCCCTGAAGGATTCAACCGACAGGGGACCCGTCAGGTCGTGGGTCATGGCAACATCTATATCCGCCATAACTATTTCACCGGCCTCTACCTTATCTTTTCCTGAAGCCCTGGCAAGTATCTTCTCAGAAACAGTCATAGACATCTTCTATCCTCCTTTAGCAGAATAATTGAAGGGTTCATAAGGGTTCCAGCAAGTGGTCCATGGGGCACTCTGTGAAAATTAGAGCATCTTCAACCTTCTCATGTCCCCACATGTTCACTGGATAACTGCATTTTACCTTCATACTGAAAAACTCGTCTGGATTTTACATCTATATTTTCACCAGTCCCTATAAATACTTTGATAATAAGATTTAAATATATAGTAATAAGTTATTAGTTTTCAGAACCTCACCAAGTCTTTTATAGACAGGAGGTGATATTATTAACCAAGTGAGGGACCCAAATGAAGGAAGAATTGAAGAGGGAATATGAAAGAATTAAGGACAGGATCTCCCCCGAGGAATTTCATGAACTCATAGAGAAAAGGAAAGAGGAACTGGGTGACATCGGATTCATGGATGACCTTGCAATCGCATCGACAGTCGTTGATGAGATCCTGAAGGAAGAAAACACCATGCTGTCCGAGAAACCCGAGCACAGGATGGACACAATATCCAAGCTTGAGGAGGGAGCCGAAACACCGGTGACAGGGAGGGTCATGAAGATATCGAGCCCCAGAACCTTCACCACCCGGAAGGGAAGGGAGGGGAAACTCGCCAATGTAATACTCGCAGATAACACAGGGGAGCTCAGGGCCGTGTTCTGGACAGAGAACATAAAGCTCCTCAAGAAGTTCAGGGAGGGCGACGTGATACGGATAAAGGATGTTAAAATAAGGGGAGGATTCGGCGGGAGAAAGGAGGCCCACCTCATGCCAAGATCCACCGTGGAGGTCCTTGACCCTGAGGAGTACCCTGACTTCCCTGAGTACCGGGAGGAGATAACCCCCATAGCTGATCTGGTGGAGGATGAGGAGGTCAGCGTCATAGCGAGGATAACCGGAATATCCCGTGTTAGGACCTTTGAAAGGGATGGCAGGGAGGGCAGGTTCATCTCCCTGGACATCATGGATTCAACGGGTTCAACAACCTACACCCTCTGGAACAATGACGTCAGCCTCGTCAAGGAACTGGGACTGAAGGAGGGTGATGCAGTGAAGATACTCTGGGCCCAGACCAGGAGAAGGGACGATAAGGTTACCCTCACCCACACCAGCCTCACAAGGGTGATTCCCGGTGAATACGATGTACCTGAATTCAGGGAGGAGCTTGTGAAGATAGGGGACCTCCATGAGATGAGAAACGTTACTGTAATGGGCCTTGTGACAAAGGTCAATGACCCGGTGGAATTTGAGAGAAACGACGGCACAACAGGTTCCGTGAGGTCCATTGAAATTGCAGATGACACCGGGTCTGCGAGGGTGACCCTCTGGGATGAGGATACACGCATCAAAATAAACAAGGGGGATATCATCAGGATAGCAGGGGCCAATGTCGAGTTCGATGACTTCAACCAGTCCTACAGGATAAACACCAACTTCAACACCCGCATAACAGTTAACCCTGAATCTGACGGCACACTTCTGAAGGTACTGGAGGAGTACAGGGAACAGATGAGGCCAATGAAGATATCTGAGATACTTGAGATGGAGGATGAGGGAGAGGAAGTCGACGTTGTTGGAAGGATCTTCAGCCTCAGCGACCCCAGGGAATTTGAGAGGGACGAGGGGACCGGAATCGTGAGGTCAATGGAACTCGCCGATGAGACAGGCAAAATAAGGGTCAGCCTCTGGGATGAAAAGGCCGAAAAACCCCTGAAAATTGGTGATGCAGTTAGAATAGAGAACGCACGTATAAGGCTTGGACTCTACAGCGTGGAAATCAGCGCCGGTAGAACAACAAGGATAGTTGAACCACTACCAGAGGATATGGAGGACCTACCATCCTTTGAGGAACTTGAGGAGATGCTCTACCAGACAAAGAAGATAGCTGACCTTGAGGAGGACGACAGGAACATAAGGATAATTGCAAGGGTCGTTGACCTCTTTGAACCCAGGGAGTTTCAGAGGGGTGACGGCACCCCCGGACTTGTGAGGACGGTTGAATTCGCCGATGGCACGGGATCAATAAGGGCGAGCCTATGGGACGACGCTGCTGAGAAACCTCTGAGCATAGGGGACCCCGTGAAGATAGAAAATCCCCGCGTGGTTTACCGCGATGATATGGGTGGGGAAAGACTTGAACTCAGCATAGGAAGAAGTTCAAGGATTGAACCGGCCACTGAAAGGGACATAGGGGACCTCCCATCCTTCAATGAACTACAGGAGATGCTATACCCCCAGGTCGCCATCGGGGATCTGGAGGAGAACTCAAGGAACGTCCTCATAGAGGGCGAGCTGACCGAGATGTCAGGGAGACGCGTCCTTTCAATAAAGTGCCCATCCTGCAAGGAAAGGCTTGATCTCAGCGAGGAGAACATATGCAACTTCTGCGGCGCCCTGGTGGACGAACCACGCTACCTCCTCATGATACCTGGCAGGATCATGGACGACACCGGAGAGGTCATGATAACCTTCTTTGGGAGGGAGGCAGAGAATATCCTTGGAATGTCAACAGAGGAAGTTGTGAACATTATCAACCAGTCTGCCGATGAATCTGCACTTGAAGAACGTGTGGAGGATCTTAATGGGGTAACTGTAAGGGTTATCGGCAATGCAGACATGGATGTCTACAGCGAGGAGCTAAGGTTCATACCCAGAAAGGTTGTGAAGGTGGAACTTTAACCTATCCAGATTATCATTAAAGATTTAAGGGAGATTAAAATGGTTGAACTGGAAGATCTACCAAATGTAGGGGCTAAAACAGCACAGAAATTAAGGGACGCAGGTTTCGGCGATATGATGCGTCTTGCAACAGCCACAGCCAAGGAACTCTCTGTTAAGGCGGAGATCGGTGAGGGCGTGGCTGAGAAGGTGATAGAGGCCGCCAGAAGGGCCGAGAAGATAGACTTTGAAACAGCCTTCGATGTCATGGAGAGACGGAAGGATGTGGGGAGGATCACCACTGGAAGCAAGGCCTTCGATGAACTGATAGGTGGCGGGATAGAGACACAGGCAATAACCGAGGTCTTCGGGGAATTCGGGTCAGGTAAGAGTCAGCTGTCCCATGAACTTGCAGTCACTGTTCAGCTTCCTGAGGATAAGGGTGGACTGGATGCGGAGGCTGTTTTCATAGACACAGAGAACACATTCCGTCCAGAGAGGATTGAGCAGATAGCAAACGCCTTTGAACTTGACCTCGAGGAGGTTCTGAATAAGATACACATTGCAAGGGCCTTCAATTCCAGCCATCAGATCCTCATGGCAGAGAAGGTCAATGAACTCATCCAGGAGGGTAAGAACATACGTCTTGTGATTGTGGACTCCCTTACCGCCCACTTCAGGGCCGAGTATGTGGGGAGGGAGGCCCTTGCAACAAGGCAGCAGAAACTCAACCAGCACCTTCACACCCTCCAGAACATAGCAAACACCTACAACGCCGCGGTATTTGTCACAAACCAGGTCCAGGCCAGACCGGACGCATTCTTTGGAAGCCCAACCAAGGCCATAGGTGGCCACGTGCTCGGTCACGCCGCGACCTACCGTATCTGGCTCAAGAAGGGACTTGCAGGTAAGAGGATAGCCAGGCTGGTTGACAGTCCCCACCTGCCCGAGGGCGAGTGCGTCTTCAAGATAACAACCGCGGGTATCGTTGATTAAACCTGACTCCTTTTTTGATTTTTATGGGCTCCACTGAGACAGTGCTGTCGGTCCTGGTCCTTGTCCTCATCGGATACATCCTCAAGGTCCTCCGGGTTCTCGGCGAGGAGGATGCATCCACCCTCAACAGGGTTGTCATCAACGTGGCCATACCATCCCTCATATTCACTTCCATCTACCGTGCAGACCTCTCGGGGATCTCCACCCTGGCACTCATACCCCTCATCTGTATGATTACCGGAATCATTGCAGGGGCAATGGCATATCTCTGGGCCAGCAGAAGGGGTCTGGACCCGGGTAAAAGGTGGGGATTAATGGTAGCTGCAGCCATGATGAACTCAGGGTTCCTGGGTTACCCTGTCACAGCAGGGATATTCGGGTCAGAGGGACTGGTGAGGGCCATATTCTATGATACAGGCACCACGCTCATGTTCACATCCCTCGGTCTTCTTCTCTCCCACCGATCCGGCGGCAGTTCAAGGATCATGAGGAGGGCCTTGTCCTTCCCACCCATCTGGGCATTCCTGCTTGGGGTTACCTTCAACATCTGTGGACTCCCCACAGGGATTGCAGGAAAAATCCTTGGATACCTCTCAGGGGCGGCGGTACCACTCATAATGATATCCCTGGGCCTTACACTCAACTTCAGGTTTTTAAGGGACTCTGTGACCGATGCAGCCTTTGTAAGCGCCCTGAGGCTCTTCGTATCCCCCTTGATTGCGGCTGGGATCGCATATGTCCTTGCATTCAGGGGAATTAACTTCTCTGTCACGGTACTTGAGGCTTCAATGCCCTCTGCAATGCTTGCAGCGGTACTTGCAATTGAGAATGACCTGGATGTGGACCTGGTATCATCCTGCATATTCATGAGCACCATCCTCAGCCTCGTGTCGTTACCCCTCTGGTCAGTTGTGCTCTAAAAAGTCATAGCAAAATACACACAAAATAAACATTTATTTAATATACCCGAAAAAAAACTGAGAAAAGTGTAATAGTATATAAACCTTACTTAAAGTTTTTGATAGAAATATTTATTTAGCACTGTGGTATACCTTACATCAAATGACTATCATTGCTAGATACCCCTATGCAAGGTGATCTAATGGCAGAAGAAAAAAAAGAAGAAACAATGGAAGAACCAAGGATTGGTGTTTACGTCTGCCACTGCGGTGTGAACATCGGCGGTGTGGTTGACATAGAAGCTGTCAGGGACTACGCTGCAAAATTGCCCAACGTTGTAGTTTCA
This region of Methanothermobacter thermautotrophicus genomic DNA includes:
- a CDS encoding isocitrate/isopropylmalate family dehydrogenase, whose amino-acid sequence is MKIAVIPGDGIGVEVMEAALHVLDSLDMEFEFMEADAGDACLERTGTALPEETLEVVGESRATLFGAAGESAADVIVRLRREFDLFANLRPVKSLPGVPCL
- a CDS encoding 3-isopropylmalate dehydratase small subunit, translating into MKGKVWKFPDDVDTDIIIPGRYLVMRDPEKLKEHVMEGLDPEFPSKVKPGDFIVAGKNFGCGSSREHAPLALKGAGIAAVIAESFARIFYRNAINVGIPLLEAPGITEKLSEGDEIEVDLERGVIIRGDEEFPFKKLPDFMVEILESGGLIPYLKKKGDFKG
- the hacA gene encoding homoaconitase large subunit, with amino-acid sequence MSMTVSEKILARASGKDKVEAGEIVMADIDVAMTHDLTGPLSVESFRAIGEDRVWDPERIVVIFDHQVPADSIEAAQNHMIMRDFVEEQGIGNFYDVREGVCHQVLPEKGHVVPGEVVVGTDSHTCTHGALGAFATGIGSTDMAMVFATGKLWFRVPETLRFEVTGKLREHVYAKDVILNIIGRVGADGATYMACEFAGETVAEMSVSDRMVLSNMAIEMGGKTGIVEPDEKTLNYVRRRSDKPWRVFKTDPDAPSLSIMEVDVADLEPQVACPHNVDNVKPVTEVEGTEIDQVFLGSCTNGRLSDLRDAAAILKNRKVSDRVRMLVIPASREVYRRALDEGLIEIFVDAGALVCNPCCGPCLGGHVGLVGPGEVSLSTSNRNFRGRQGSPEAEVYLSSAAVAAASAVKGSITHPGSLK
- a CDS encoding OB-fold nucleic acid binding domain-containing protein — protein: MKEELKREYERIKDRISPEEFHELIEKRKEELGDIGFMDDLAIASTVVDEILKEENTMLSEKPEHRMDTISKLEEGAETPVTGRVMKISSPRTFTTRKGREGKLANVILADNTGELRAVFWTENIKLLKKFREGDVIRIKDVKIRGGFGGRKEAHLMPRSTVEVLDPEEYPDFPEYREEITPIADLVEDEEVSVIARITGISRVRTFERDGREGRFISLDIMDSTGSTTYTLWNNDVSLVKELGLKEGDAVKILWAQTRRRDDKVTLTHTSLTRVIPGEYDVPEFREELVKIGDLHEMRNVTVMGLVTKVNDPVEFERNDGTTGSVRSIEIADDTGSARVTLWDEDTRIKINKGDIIRIAGANVEFDDFNQSYRINTNFNTRITVNPESDGTLLKVLEEYREQMRPMKISEILEMEDEGEEVDVVGRIFSLSDPREFERDEGTGIVRSMELADETGKIRVSLWDEKAEKPLKIGDAVRIENARIRLGLYSVEISAGRTTRIVEPLPEDMEDLPSFEELEEMLYQTKKIADLEEDDRNIRIIARVVDLFEPREFQRGDGTPGLVRTVEFADGTGSIRASLWDDAAEKPLSIGDPVKIENPRVVYRDDMGGERLELSIGRSSRIEPATERDIGDLPSFNELQEMLYPQVAIGDLEENSRNVLIEGELTEMSGRRVLSIKCPSCKERLDLSEENICNFCGALVDEPRYLLMIPGRIMDDTGEVMITFFGREAENILGMSTEEVVNIINQSADESALEERVEDLNGVTVRVIGNADMDVYSEELRFIPRKVVKVEL
- the radA gene encoding DNA repair and recombination protein RadA — its product is MVELEDLPNVGAKTAQKLRDAGFGDMMRLATATAKELSVKAEIGEGVAEKVIEAARRAEKIDFETAFDVMERRKDVGRITTGSKAFDELIGGGIETQAITEVFGEFGSGKSQLSHELAVTVQLPEDKGGLDAEAVFIDTENTFRPERIEQIANAFELDLEEVLNKIHIARAFNSSHQILMAEKVNELIQEGKNIRLVIVDSLTAHFRAEYVGREALATRQQKLNQHLHTLQNIANTYNAAVFVTNQVQARPDAFFGSPTKAIGGHVLGHAATYRIWLKKGLAGKRIARLVDSPHLPEGECVFKITTAGIVD
- a CDS encoding AEC family transporter; translation: MGSTETVLSVLVLVLIGYILKVLRVLGEEDASTLNRVVINVAIPSLIFTSIYRADLSGISTLALIPLICMITGIIAGAMAYLWASRRGLDPGKRWGLMVAAAMMNSGFLGYPVTAGIFGSEGLVRAIFYDTGTTLMFTSLGLLLSHRSGGSSRIMRRALSFPPIWAFLLGVTFNICGLPTGIAGKILGYLSGAAVPLIMISLGLTLNFRFLRDSVTDAAFVSALRLFVSPLIAAGIAYVLAFRGINFSVTVLEASMPSAMLAAVLAIENDLDVDLVSSCIFMSTILSLVSLPLWSVVL